In Oceanispirochaeta sp. M1, the genomic stretch CATCTATGCCAATCCCATGGGAATCCCTGTTAGAAACCTTACCCTGGATAATCTGATAAGAAACTTCAATGCTCCCAATTTCAATGTAACCCGAGCCTATGTATTCACAATGGGGCTGGTAATTGTGACACTTATTCTAGTCGTTCTGATTGCCTCAATGATGTCATACATCCTCTCCAGGAACAGAACAGGCTTTTTCAAAATTGCATATATGCTGCTCCTGGCAGGTATGCTCATTCCCATACAGGTTATTCTCATACCAGTAATACAGATACTCAAAACAATCGGCTTGATGCTCACAGCCCCGGGTCTGGTTCTTCTCTACATCGCCTGGTACATGCCTTTTACTACTTTTGTCCTGACAGGTTATATCAGCACGATCTCTCCCCAATTGGATGAATCAGCCAGAATGGATGGGGCCGGGCCGATTCTGATTTTCTTCCGTATAATATTTCCCCTCATGAAGCCGGCCCTGATCAGTGTAATTATATTTATTACAGTTTGGACCTGGAATGACTTTATAACACCCTTCGTGATATTCGGAAGCAGTAAATTCTATACTGTCACCACCGGAATATTCCGGGCAATCGGACAATACACCCAGAAGTGGGATGATGTGTTTGCCATTCTGTTCTACGCTATCACCCCGCTGGCCATCTGTTATATCTGGCTGCAGAAGTTTTTCATTTCCGGATTAACCTCCGGCTCAGTCAAGAGTTAAAAAATTATGAGGGGGGGGCTTTTCTATGGAGCATAATAGACTTTTGAATAATTCTCTTCTTCAACCGGGAAGAACTTATCTCAGTTCGGTTACCTGGCCTTATGATAAATATCCGGGTATGCAGGAATTAAACGGCCGGGCAGTTATTACACTCATTGACAGGGAAGGCCCCGGCGTAGTTTCTCAAATTCACTCCTCAATTTATTTTAAAAAAAAAGAAGATCTGAATGTTGAAGACGGGAGCGACGACAGCGCAAAATCTCTGATTGTTCGAGTGTGGTACGACATGGAAGAGACTCCTTCCATAGAGATGCCCTGGATGGATTTTCTGGGAGATATTCAGTGCGGGAGCAGCTTTTTTGATACTGTATTCTTTTCAAAAGTCAAATATTCACACAATTTCCATCTGGAAATGCCCTTTCGGAAACATATAAGAATTGAGATAGAAAATACATCAGATATTGATCTGATCGGATACAGCGATTTGCAGTATGACCTTCTCCCTTCACTGCCGGAAAACTGCGGATATCTTCTGGTAGATTACAGAGTGGGGCGTAATCTTGTTCCCAATGATATTCTCGAAGTGTTTAAGAGTGAATCCGCTGGAGCTATTGCCGCTCACTGGCTGCAAATTGAAGCGGACAATCCCTTCTGTGCAAAGGGAGAAGGCCTTTGTGAGGCCAATAATGAGGTCTACATTGATGGTGAGGACCATCCTTCCATGGAATATCTCGGAACAGAAGACTATTACGGCTATTCCTGGGGATTCAAGTGTGTCCAGTCCAACAGCTACTCTGCCATTTTAAAAAATGAGACTCTGCCTGCAGGAGGCTCTCGTATTGCTATGCTCCGCTGCAGGGAGATGGATAAGATTCGGTACCAAAAA encodes the following:
- a CDS encoding carbohydrate ABC transporter permease, translated to MKIRKKEIIPAIIKHFFLLIVSFISLVPFYIAIINAFKKEKDIYANPMGIPVRNLTLDNLIRNFNAPNFNVTRAYVFTMGLVIVTLILVVLIASMMSYILSRNRTGFFKIAYMLLLAGMLIPIQVILIPVIQILKTIGLMLTAPGLVLLYIAWYMPFTTFVLTGYISTISPQLDESARMDGAGPILIFFRIIFPLMKPALISVIIFITVWTWNDFITPFVIFGSSKFYTVTTGIFRAIGQYTQKWDDVFAILFYAITPLAICYIWLQKFFISGLTSGSVKS
- a CDS encoding DUF2961 domain-containing protein encodes the protein MEHNRLLNNSLLQPGRTYLSSVTWPYDKYPGMQELNGRAVITLIDREGPGVVSQIHSSIYFKKKEDLNVEDGSDDSAKSLIVRVWYDMEETPSIEMPWMDFLGDIQCGSSFFDTVFFSKVKYSHNFHLEMPFRKHIRIEIENTSDIDLIGYSDLQYDLLPSLPENCGYLLVDYRVGRNLVPNDILEVFKSESAGAIAAHWLQIEADNPFCAKGEGLCEANNEVYIDGEDHPSMEYLGTEDYYGYSWGFKCVQSNSYSAILKNETLPAGGSRIAMLRCREMDKIRYQKSCRIVMDYTEEYFSDIKSDQSVFPLERDGYPKVKFMADFRSCYYYYSLKK